The Pseudomonas wenzhouensis genome has a segment encoding these proteins:
- the panB gene encoding 3-methyl-2-oxobutanoate hydroxymethyltransferase, whose product MPDVTLTTLQSLKQNGEKIAMLTCYDATFAHAACQAGVDVLLVGDSLGMVLQGHDSTLPVSVEDMAYHTASVKRGNQGALIVTDLPFMAYATTEQALHNSARLMQAGAHMVKLEGAGWLAEPIRLLAERGVPVCAHLGLTPQAVNILGGYKVQGRQEAQARQMRADAMALEQAGAAMLLLECVPSELAAEITQAVKIPVIGIGAGSTTDGQVLVQHDMLGLSLSGRAPKFVRNFMEGQSSIQGAFSAYVQAVKDGSFPAAEHGFSA is encoded by the coding sequence CCACCTTCGCCCATGCGGCCTGCCAGGCGGGCGTCGATGTGCTGCTGGTTGGCGACTCCCTGGGCATGGTTCTGCAGGGGCATGACAGCACCCTGCCGGTCAGCGTCGAGGACATGGCCTATCACACTGCCAGCGTGAAGCGCGGCAACCAGGGTGCACTGATCGTCACCGACCTGCCATTCATGGCCTACGCCACCACCGAACAGGCGCTGCACAACAGCGCCCGGTTGATGCAGGCCGGCGCCCATATGGTCAAACTCGAAGGTGCCGGCTGGCTGGCTGAGCCGATTCGCCTGCTGGCCGAACGTGGCGTGCCGGTGTGTGCGCACCTGGGGCTGACCCCGCAAGCGGTGAACATCCTCGGCGGTTACAAGGTGCAGGGTCGCCAGGAAGCACAGGCGCGGCAGATGCGTGCCGACGCCATGGCCCTGGAGCAGGCCGGCGCCGCCATGCTGCTGCTGGAATGCGTGCCGAGCGAACTGGCTGCGGAAATTACCCAGGCGGTGAAGATTCCGGTGATCGGCATCGGTGCCGGCAGCACCACCGACGGTCAGGTACTGGTGCAGCACGACATGCTCGGGCTGTCGCTGTCGGGCCGTGCGCCGAAGTTCGTACGCAACTTCATGGAGGGGCAGAGCAGCATTCAGGGTGCTTTCAGCGCTTACGTTCAGGCGGTCAAGGACGGCAGCTTCCCCGCCGCCGAACACGGTTTCTCCGCATGA
- the panC gene encoding pantoate--beta-alanine ligase encodes MNMVKTLRELRAAIAQARAEGKQIGFVPTMGNLHAGHVSLVEIAAQRADFVVASIFVNPLQFGAGEDLDKYPRTLAADQEKLLAAGCHLLFHPDVAEIYPHGMGDQTRVSVPGVSEGLCGASRPGHFEGVATVVTKLFNMVQPDLAVFGEKDYQQLAVIRALVQDLNMPIQIIGAPTQRAEDGLALSSRNGYLSDEQRAAAPTLYRGLQTIAEELRRGARDYARLIETAQAQQRTAGFIPDYLEIRNAVNLRPAQVDDRHLVILTAAQLGSTRLIDNLVVELPSQ; translated from the coding sequence ATGAACATGGTGAAAACCCTGCGCGAGCTGCGCGCGGCCATTGCCCAGGCACGTGCCGAGGGCAAGCAGATCGGCTTCGTGCCGACCATGGGCAATCTGCACGCGGGTCACGTTTCGCTGGTGGAGATCGCCGCCCAACGCGCCGACTTCGTGGTTGCCAGCATCTTCGTCAATCCACTGCAGTTCGGCGCCGGTGAAGATCTGGACAAGTATCCGCGTACCCTCGCCGCCGACCAGGAAAAACTGCTGGCAGCCGGCTGCCACCTGCTGTTTCACCCCGATGTTGCGGAAATCTACCCACACGGCATGGGTGACCAGACCCGCGTCAGCGTTCCCGGTGTTTCCGAAGGTCTCTGCGGCGCCAGCCGTCCGGGGCATTTCGAGGGTGTGGCGACGGTGGTGACCAAGCTGTTCAACATGGTCCAGCCTGATCTGGCCGTATTCGGCGAGAAGGACTATCAGCAACTGGCGGTAATCCGCGCGCTGGTGCAGGACCTGAACATGCCGATCCAGATCATTGGTGCGCCGACTCAACGCGCCGAGGACGGCCTCGCGCTGTCTTCGCGCAACGGCTACCTCAGCGACGAACAACGCGCCGCCGCCCCTACGCTGTATCGAGGCCTGCAAACGATTGCCGAGGAACTGCGCCGTGGCGCTCGCGACTACGCACGGCTTATCGAGACTGCTCAGGCGCAACAGCGTACCGCTGGTTTCATCCCCGATTATCTGGAAATCCGCAACGCGGTGAATCTGCGTCCGGCCCAGGTCGACGACCGCCATCTGGTGATTCTCACTGCAGCACAGCTGGGCAGCACCCGCCTGATCGACAATCTGGTGGTGGAACTGCCAAGCCAGTAG
- the pgi gene encoding glucose-6-phosphate isomerase codes for MAYYQQPHDVTTLPAWQALQQHRAEMAGFSMREAFAADARRFQRFSLDSCGLLLDYSKNLIDERGLELLMQLAEQAGLHESIANLFNGEQVNASEGRAALHTALRSPIGRRLLVDGHDIIPEVHRVLNQVTELVSRIHSGLWRGYSEKPIKEVVNIGIGGSFLGPQLVSEALRPFTQRGVRCHYLANIDGSEFRELTARLDPETTLFIVSSKSFGTLETLKNTLAARDWYLAMGGPEEELHRHFIAVTSNRKAAIEFGIGEENIFPMWDWVGGRYSLWSAIGLPIALAIGVSNFKELLAGAYAMDQHFTQAPLAENMPVLMALLGIWYTNFWGAQSHAILPYDHYLRNFTKHLQQLDMESNGKSVRQDGSELNIATGPIIWGGVGCNGQHAYHQLLHQGRLLVPADFIVPVNSYNPLSDHHQWLFANCLSQAQALMQGKTREEAEAELRAKGMNEADVQRLAPHKVIPGNRPSNILVMNRIAPFELGALVALYEHKVFVQSAIWGINAFDQWGVELGKEMGKEVYQRLTGQLDSSASDASTQGLIDHFRERHRG; via the coding sequence ATGGCCTATTACCAGCAGCCTCACGACGTCACCACCCTGCCCGCCTGGCAGGCCCTGCAGCAACACCGCGCCGAAATGGCCGGGTTCAGCATGCGCGAGGCCTTCGCAGCGGACGCACGGCGCTTCCAGCGCTTTTCCCTCGATAGCTGCGGGCTGCTGCTGGATTATTCGAAAAACCTGATCGACGAACGCGGCCTGGAACTGCTGATGCAACTGGCCGAGCAGGCCGGTCTGCACGAGTCCATCGCCAACCTGTTCAACGGTGAGCAGGTCAATGCTTCGGAAGGCCGCGCCGCACTGCACACGGCCCTGCGCAGCCCGATTGGTCGCCGCCTGCTGGTCGACGGCCATGACATCATTCCCGAAGTCCATCGCGTCCTGAACCAGGTCACCGAACTGGTCAGTCGCATTCACAGCGGCCTGTGGCGCGGTTACAGCGAAAAGCCGATCAAGGAAGTGGTCAACATCGGCATCGGCGGCTCCTTCCTCGGCCCACAACTGGTGTCCGAAGCACTGCGTCCGTTCACCCAACGCGGTGTGCGCTGCCACTACCTGGCCAATATCGACGGCAGCGAATTCCGCGAACTGACCGCCCGCCTCGACCCGGAAACCACGCTGTTCATCGTTTCCAGCAAGTCGTTCGGCACCCTGGAAACCCTGAAGAACACCCTGGCCGCGCGCGACTGGTACCTGGCCATGGGTGGCCCGGAAGAAGAGTTGCACCGCCACTTCATTGCCGTCACCAGCAACCGCAAGGCCGCCATCGAGTTCGGTATCGGCGAAGAAAACATATTCCCCATGTGGGACTGGGTCGGCGGGCGTTACTCACTGTGGTCGGCCATCGGCCTGCCCATCGCCCTGGCCATCGGCGTGTCCAACTTCAAGGAACTGCTGGCCGGCGCCTACGCCATGGACCAGCATTTCACCCAGGCACCGCTGGCCGAGAACATGCCGGTGCTGATGGCCCTGCTGGGCATCTGGTATACCAATTTCTGGGGCGCGCAGAGCCACGCGATCCTGCCCTACGATCACTACCTGCGTAATTTCACCAAGCACCTGCAACAGCTGGACATGGAGTCCAACGGCAAGAGCGTGCGCCAGGACGGTAGCGAACTGAACATCGCTACAGGGCCGATCATCTGGGGCGGCGTCGGCTGCAACGGTCAGCATGCCTACCACCAATTGCTGCACCAGGGCCGTCTGCTGGTACCGGCGGACTTCATCGTCCCGGTCAACAGCTACAACCCGCTGTCCGACCATCACCAGTGGCTGTTCGCCAACTGCCTGTCGCAGGCCCAAGCGCTGATGCAGGGCAAGACGCGTGAGGAGGCCGAAGCCGAACTGCGCGCCAAAGGCATGAATGAGGCCGACGTGCAGCGCCTGGCGCCGCACAAGGTCATTCCCGGCAACCGTCCGAGCAATATCCTGGTGATGAACCGCATCGCACCGTTCGAGCTGGGCGCACTGGTGGCCCTGTACGAGCACAAGGTCTTCGTGCAGAGCGCCATCTGGGGCATCAACGCCTTCGACCAATGGGGCGTGGAGCTGGGCAAGGAGATGGGCAAGGAGGTCTATCAGCGCCTGACCGGCCAGCTCGACAGCAGCGCCTCGGATGCCTCGACCCAGGGCCTGATCGACCACTTCCGCGAGCGCCATCGCGGCTGA
- the acs gene encoding acetate--CoA ligase, producing the protein MFEITRHPVPDAVRQRAHLDNDAYLRLYQQSVEQPETFWAEQAKAFLDWFKPWDQVHASDLQLGHAEWFKGGQLNVAYNCIDRHLAKRGEQIAIIWEGDNPAESAHITYNKLHHNVSRLANVLKSRGVKKGDRVCIYMPMIPEAAYAMLACARIGAVHSVVFGGFSPDALRDRILDADCRAVITADEGVRGGKYIPLKANVDKALQSCPDVSTVVVVERTQGDVAWVEGRDLWYHQALKEVSAECPAEPMDAEDPLFILYTSGSTGKPKGVLHTTGGYLLGAAMTHKYVFDYHEGEIYWCTADVGWVTGHSYIVYGPLANAATTLMFEGVPNYPDASRFWQVIDKHQVNTFYTAPTALRALMREGEAPVKATSRSSLRLLGSVGEPINPEAWEWYFHVVGDMRCPIVDTWWQTETGSILITPLPGATDLKPGSATRPFFGVQPVLLDEQGKEIDGPGSGVLAIKASWPSQIRSVYGDHQRMIDTYFKPYPGYYFTGDGARRDEDGYYWITGRVDDVINVSGHRIGTAEVESALVLHDAVAEAAVVGYPHDVKGQGIYAYVTLMNDQEPSDALKKDLLSLVGKEIGSFAKPELIQWAPGLPKTRSGKIMRRILRKIACNELENMGDTSTLADPSVVDSLIDQRLNR; encoded by the coding sequence ATGTTCGAGATCACCCGTCACCCCGTGCCAGATGCCGTGCGCCAGCGTGCGCACCTGGATAACGACGCCTATCTGCGCCTGTACCAGCAGTCCGTCGAGCAACCCGAAACCTTCTGGGCCGAGCAGGCCAAAGCCTTCCTCGACTGGTTCAAGCCCTGGGATCAGGTACACGCCAGCGATCTGCAGCTGGGCCACGCCGAATGGTTCAAGGGCGGCCAGCTCAACGTCGCCTACAACTGCATCGATCGCCACCTGGCAAAACGTGGCGAACAGATCGCCATCATCTGGGAAGGCGACAACCCGGCCGAGTCGGCGCACATCACCTATAACAAGCTGCACCACAACGTCAGTCGCCTGGCCAACGTACTGAAAAGCCGTGGCGTGAAGAAGGGCGACCGGGTGTGCATCTACATGCCGATGATCCCCGAGGCGGCCTACGCCATGCTCGCCTGTGCGCGCATCGGCGCCGTGCATTCGGTGGTGTTCGGCGGCTTCTCCCCCGATGCCCTGCGCGATCGTATTCTCGATGCCGACTGCCGCGCCGTGATCACCGCCGATGAAGGCGTGCGCGGCGGCAAGTACATCCCGTTGAAAGCCAACGTCGACAAGGCTCTGCAGAGTTGTCCGGATGTGTCCACCGTGGTGGTGGTCGAGCGCACCCAGGGTGACGTCGCCTGGGTCGAAGGCCGCGACCTCTGGTATCACCAGGCGCTCAAGGAAGTCAGCGCGGAGTGCCCGGCCGAACCGATGGACGCCGAAGACCCGCTGTTCATCCTCTACACCTCCGGCTCCACGGGTAAGCCGAAAGGCGTGCTGCACACCACCGGCGGCTACCTGCTTGGCGCGGCGATGACCCACAAGTACGTGTTCGACTACCACGAAGGCGAGATCTACTGGTGCACCGCCGATGTCGGCTGGGTCACCGGGCACAGCTACATCGTCTACGGCCCGCTGGCCAATGCCGCCACCACCCTGATGTTCGAGGGCGTACCGAACTACCCGGACGCCTCGCGCTTCTGGCAGGTGATCGACAAGCACCAGGTCAACACCTTCTACACCGCACCGACCGCCCTGCGCGCACTGATGCGTGAGGGCGAGGCGCCGGTGAAAGCTACCTCGCGCAGCAGCCTGCGTCTGCTCGGCAGCGTGGGCGAGCCGATCAACCCGGAAGCCTGGGAGTGGTACTTCCATGTGGTCGGTGACATGCGCTGCCCCATCGTCGATACCTGGTGGCAGACCGAAACCGGCTCGATCCTGATCACCCCGCTGCCCGGCGCCACCGACCTCAAACCGGGCTCGGCCACCCGCCCCTTCTTTGGCGTGCAGCCGGTGCTGCTGGATGAGCAGGGCAAGGAAATCGACGGCCCCGGCAGCGGCGTACTGGCGATCAAGGCCAGCTGGCCGAGCCAGATCCGCAGCGTCTATGGCGATCACCAGCGCATGATTGACACCTACTTCAAGCCCTACCCCGGCTACTACTTCACCGGCGACGGCGCACGCCGCGACGAGGACGGCTACTACTGGATCACCGGACGCGTCGACGACGTGATCAACGTCTCTGGCCACCGCATCGGCACTGCCGAAGTGGAGAGCGCGCTGGTGTTGCACGATGCCGTGGCCGAAGCCGCCGTGGTCGGCTATCCACATGATGTGAAGGGCCAGGGCATCTACGCCTACGTCACCCTGATGAATGATCAGGAGCCCTCCGACGCGCTGAAGAAGGATCTGCTGAGCCTGGTCGGCAAGGAGATCGGCAGCTTCGCCAAGCCGGAGCTGATCCAGTGGGCGCCCGGCCTGCCCAAGACCCGCTCGGGCAAGATCATGCGGCGTATCCTGCGCAAGATCGCCTGCAACGAACTGGAAAACATGGGCGACACCTCCACCCTGGCCGACCCCAGCGTGGTCGACAGCCTGATCGATCAGCGCCTCAACCGCTGA
- a CDS encoding oxygenase MpaB family protein, whose translation MESLRRQIEKQVHSLTGASLGVLDLDQPRGDAGLFGPASMVWEVHADFTAMMVGGISALLLQMLHPLALAGVWDHSTFRQDMLGRLRRTSLFIAGTSYGGLHDAEQLIDKVRRIHLQVVGHAPDGRPYAASDPELLTWVHVSEVSQFLAGYLRYVDPQLPAAEQDRYYREVALIAERLGAQDVPKSAQAIADYLQHMRPQLLCDARTREVVRLLYDAPMPSLLAKPFGGLMMQAGVDLLPDWASDLLGEHQAAWRRPLIRASVQRTANLLRWAVRNSAAQRARRRLLPDS comes from the coding sequence ATGGAAAGCCTACGTCGTCAGATCGAAAAACAGGTGCACAGCCTCACCGGCGCCTCGCTGGGCGTGCTCGACCTCGACCAGCCACGCGGAGATGCTGGCCTGTTCGGCCCCGCGTCGATGGTCTGGGAAGTCCATGCCGACTTCACCGCGATGATGGTCGGCGGCATCTCTGCACTGCTCCTGCAGATGCTCCACCCGCTGGCACTGGCCGGGGTGTGGGATCACTCGACCTTTCGCCAGGACATGCTCGGCCGCCTGCGCCGCACCAGCCTGTTCATCGCCGGCACCTCCTACGGCGGGCTGCACGATGCCGAACAGCTGATCGACAAGGTGCGCCGCATCCACCTGCAGGTGGTCGGTCATGCGCCGGATGGCCGTCCTTACGCCGCCAGCGATCCCGAGCTGCTGACCTGGGTGCATGTCTCCGAGGTCAGCCAGTTCCTTGCTGGTTACCTGCGCTACGTCGATCCGCAGCTGCCGGCGGCCGAACAGGATCGCTACTACCGCGAAGTGGCGCTGATCGCCGAACGCCTCGGCGCGCAGGACGTGCCCAAATCCGCGCAGGCCATCGCCGATTACCTGCAGCACATGCGTCCGCAACTGTTGTGCGATGCGCGCACACGCGAAGTGGTGCGCCTGCTGTACGACGCGCCGATGCCCAGCCTGCTCGCCAAGCCCTTCGGCGGCCTGATGATGCAGGCCGGCGTCGACCTGCTGCCGGACTGGGCCAGCGACCTGCTCGGCGAACACCAGGCCGCCTGGCGCCGCCCGCTGATCCGCGCCAGCGTGCAGCGCACCGCCAACCTGCTGCGCTGGGCCGTACGTAACAGCGCCGCGCAGCGCGCCCGTCGCCGTCTGCTGCCTGACTCATAA
- a CDS encoding class I SAM-dependent rRNA methyltransferase: protein MPALDQALRAALAARENLFSDLHTQGTDCYRLFHGTQEGAPGLTVDRYGPQLLVQSFHQPLQHDALQALADRVREQLGLPLLLVYNDRSKSHSRIDRNPELHQTEAAALEDLVGQEWGLNYRVRGRHAGQDPLLFLDLRNARGWVKANSAGKSVLNLFAYTCGVGLCAAAGGAREVVNLDFAEGNLAVGRENAALNPALPTMQFIQSDYFPAIRQLADLPISSRRGQKLPSYPRLQPRQFDLVFLDPPAWAKSAFGTVDLLRDYQSLLKPALLATAEGGTLVCCNNLAKVEMSDWRTQVLRCAEKLGRPVRDCQVLAPATDFPSRDGKPPLKSLILRF, encoded by the coding sequence ATGCCCGCTCTTGATCAGGCGCTGCGCGCCGCCCTCGCCGCCCGTGAAAACCTCTTCAGTGACCTGCACACGCAAGGCACCGACTGCTATCGCCTGTTCCATGGCACGCAGGAAGGTGCGCCCGGCCTGACCGTCGATCGCTACGGCCCGCAACTGCTGGTGCAGAGCTTTCACCAACCACTGCAACATGACGCCCTGCAGGCGCTGGCCGACCGGGTTCGGGAGCAACTCGGCCTGCCCCTGCTGCTGGTCTACAACGACCGCTCGAAAAGCCATTCGCGCATCGACCGCAACCCCGAACTGCATCAGACCGAGGCGGCTGCCCTGGAGGATCTGGTCGGCCAGGAATGGGGCCTGAATTACCGGGTGCGCGGTCGCCATGCCGGACAGGACCCGCTGCTGTTTCTCGACCTGCGCAATGCACGCGGCTGGGTCAAAGCCAACAGCGCCGGTAAATCCGTACTCAACCTGTTCGCCTATACCTGCGGTGTTGGCCTGTGCGCCGCCGCAGGAGGTGCCCGTGAAGTGGTCAACCTGGACTTCGCCGAAGGCAACCTGGCGGTCGGCCGCGAGAACGCCGCGCTCAATCCCGCGCTGCCGACCATGCAGTTCATCCAGAGCGACTACTTCCCGGCCATCCGCCAACTCGCCGACCTGCCGATCAGCAGCCGCCGCGGACAGAAACTGCCCAGCTACCCGCGCCTGCAGCCGCGTCAGTTCGATCTGGTGTTCCTCGATCCGCCGGCTTGGGCCAAGAGCGCCTTCGGTACGGTCGATCTGCTGCGCGATTATCAAAGCCTGCTCAAACCGGCGCTGCTGGCCACTGCTGAAGGCGGCACGCTGGTGTGCTGCAACAATCTGGCAAAGGTGGAGATGAGCGACTGGCGCACGCAGGTGCTGCGATGTGCCGAGAAGCTCGGGCGCCCGGTGCGCGACTGCCAGGTGCTTGCCCCGGCTACCGACTTCCCCTCGCGCGACGGCAAGCCGCCACTGAAGAGCCTGATCCTGCGCTTCTGA
- a CDS encoding DUF748 domain-containing protein: MPKGLKRALSALLIAVFLYSLIGFLIVPGIALRIANQQLAQYATLPASLQRVQLNPFSLELSLWGLRIGESNQEQLSFQRLYANLQSDSLWSGALHLSDIELDGARTEILFDKDGTLNLTQLFNLPESQAEPKAENSEPFPLRIDRIRLREKSLRFQDLRPSEAVEFAYDALDLELHNLSTLAGDNAEMTLTASGPHGAQIDWRGQVSLTPITSSGSLSVSDGRLSTFWPYVRDALPLVLKEGQVDLSSDYRLDLSSGTKLQLSKIKVQLAPFALDDPQGKPLVRLQRLDIDNSSLDLAKQRVVVGQVRSQGLEAWAAREADGQLDWQKLFAKPEGAKSEAAEPAQQPGESKPWQVLLQDVQLRDYKAHLADRVPQQEVAVDVGPLNFDLKNFDSLGDKPFDLRLDTGLGKQGKLQAAGNVQLSPTSAQLKVATQDIDLRLAQAYLSPFIRLELRSGLLGSDLDVQLKSTEPLALSVTGSARVDQLHTLDTLRERDFVRWKQVRVNGLDYRHGESLAIERIELDQPYARFVINENLTTNVSELIVPQPATPNESKADAGKPLAIRIGGVAINDGSANFADFSLTPSFATAIQQMNGRIGMLDNQQPQAASVDIQGKVDRYAPMSIKGKLTPFDPLNSLDIATSFKNVELTTITPYSGKFAGYRIRKGRLNLDLHYRIEKGQLNADNKVLVENLQLGERVDSPDAVDLPIRLAVALLKDTQGRITLELPVKGDLNNPEFSVMPIVWQTLRNLVLRTAQAPFKFIAGLVGGSNSDLSTVPFAAGSTELQGDARQALDTLAKALQERPNLRLEVEGQAAQSTDGPLLAEQRLQREFRETWYKVLQRRGDKVPASPDELMVDEDEQAALLEGIYRSRLKQQPPAEWAELDSEQRQQNMRQAVLASWSQSKLLLRQLAQQRAATIKDYLVEQGGLYDERVYLIDANLGEAEADGRVLTTLHLDSQ, encoded by the coding sequence ATGCCCAAAGGACTGAAGCGCGCGCTGAGCGCACTGTTGATCGCCGTTTTTCTCTACAGCCTGATCGGCTTTCTGATTGTGCCGGGTATCGCCCTGCGCATCGCCAACCAGCAACTGGCGCAATACGCCACGCTGCCGGCCTCGCTGCAGCGCGTGCAGCTCAACCCCTTCAGCCTCGAGCTGAGCCTGTGGGGCCTGCGTATCGGCGAGAGTAACCAGGAGCAGCTGAGCTTCCAGCGCCTGTACGCCAACCTGCAAAGCGACAGCCTGTGGAGCGGCGCCCTGCACCTGAGCGATATCGAACTCGATGGCGCACGTACCGAGATACTCTTCGACAAAGACGGCACGCTCAACCTCACCCAGTTGTTCAACCTGCCGGAGAGCCAGGCCGAACCCAAGGCCGAGAACAGCGAGCCCTTCCCACTGCGCATCGACCGCATTCGTCTGCGCGAGAAGTCGCTGCGCTTCCAGGATCTGCGTCCAAGCGAGGCCGTGGAGTTCGCCTACGACGCGCTCGATCTTGAATTGCACAACCTCAGCACCCTGGCCGGCGACAACGCCGAGATGACCCTGACCGCCAGCGGCCCGCACGGCGCGCAGATCGACTGGCGCGGCCAGGTCAGCCTCACCCCCATCACCTCCAGCGGCAGCCTGAGCGTCAGCGATGGCCGCCTGAGCACCTTCTGGCCTTATGTACGCGACGCCCTGCCACTGGTGCTCAAGGAAGGCCAGGTCGATCTCAGCAGCGACTATCGCCTCGACCTCTCCAGCGGTACCAAGCTGCAGCTGAGCAAGATCAAGGTGCAGTTGGCCCCCTTCGCCCTCGACGACCCGCAAGGCAAACCGCTGGTACGCTTGCAACGCCTGGATATCGACAACAGCAGCCTCGACCTGGCCAAGCAGCGGGTGGTGGTCGGCCAGGTACGCAGCCAGGGGCTGGAGGCCTGGGCGGCGCGCGAAGCCGACGGCCAGCTGGATTGGCAGAAGCTGTTCGCCAAACCAGAAGGCGCCAAGAGCGAAGCAGCCGAACCGGCGCAGCAGCCCGGCGAGAGCAAGCCCTGGCAGGTGCTGCTGCAGGATGTGCAGCTACGCGACTACAAGGCCCACCTGGCCGACCGAGTACCGCAGCAGGAAGTGGCGGTCGATGTCGGCCCACTGAACTTCGACCTGAAGAACTTCGACAGCCTTGGCGACAAGCCTTTCGATCTCAGGCTCGACACCGGCCTGGGCAAACAGGGCAAGCTGCAGGCTGCCGGCAACGTACAACTGAGCCCAACCAGCGCTCAGCTCAAGGTCGCTACCCAGGACATCGATCTGCGTCTGGCGCAGGCCTACCTGAGCCCCTTCATTCGCCTGGAACTGCGCAGCGGCCTGCTCGGCAGTGACCTCGACGTGCAACTCAAGAGTACCGAACCGCTGGCCCTCAGCGTCACCGGCAGCGCCAGGGTCGACCAGTTGCACACCCTGGACACCCTGCGTGAGCGTGATTTCGTGCGCTGGAAGCAGGTTCGGGTTAATGGTCTCGACTACCGCCACGGTGAAAGCCTGGCCATCGAACGCATCGAGCTGGATCAGCCCTATGCACGCTTCGTGATCAACGAGAACCTGACCACCAACGTCAGCGAACTGATCGTGCCGCAGCCGGCGACCCCGAACGAGAGCAAGGCCGATGCGGGCAAACCACTGGCGATCCGCATCGGCGGCGTCGCCATCAATGACGGCTCGGCCAATTTCGCCGACTTCAGCCTGACCCCCAGCTTCGCCACGGCCATCCAGCAGATGAACGGGCGCATCGGCATGCTCGACAACCAGCAGCCGCAAGCGGCCAGCGTCGACATTCAGGGCAAGGTCGACCGTTACGCGCCAATGAGCATCAAAGGTAAGCTGACGCCATTCGATCCACTCAACAGCCTGGATATCGCTACCAGCTTCAAGAACGTCGAATTGACCACCATCACCCCCTATTCCGGCAAGTTCGCCGGCTATCGCATCCGCAAGGGACGGCTGAATCTGGATCTGCACTACCGCATCGAGAAGGGCCAACTCAATGCCGACAACAAGGTGCTGGTGGAGAACCTGCAACTGGGCGAGCGCGTCGACAGCCCCGACGCCGTGGATCTGCCGATTCGCCTGGCAGTGGCCCTGCTCAAGGATACCCAGGGCCGTATCACCCTCGAACTGCCGGTCAAGGGCGATCTGAACAACCCCGAATTCAGCGTCATGCCCATCGTCTGGCAAACCTTGCGCAATCTGGTATTACGCACCGCCCAGGCGCCGTTCAAGTTCATCGCCGGACTGGTCGGTGGCAGCAATTCAGACCTCAGTACCGTACCGTTCGCCGCCGGCTCTACGGAGCTGCAGGGCGATGCACGTCAGGCCCTGGATACCCTGGCCAAGGCACTGCAGGAGCGGCCCAATCTGCGCCTGGAGGTGGAAGGCCAGGCCGCGCAGAGCACCGATGGCCCATTGCTGGCCGAGCAGCGCCTGCAGCGGGAATTTCGCGAAACCTGGTACAAGGTGCTGCAACGCCGGGGCGATAAGGTACCGGCCAGCCCCGATGAACTGATGGTGGACGAGGACGAACAGGCCGCGCTGCTCGAAGGCATCTACCGCAGCCGCCTCAAGCAGCAACCACCGGCCGAATGGGCTGAACTGGACAGCGAGCAGCGCCAGCAGAACATGCGCCAGGCCGTACTCGCTTCCTGGTCTCAGAGCAAGCTGCTGTTGCGCCAACTGGCCCAGCAGCGTGCGGCAACGATCAAGGACTATCTGGTGGAACAGGGCGGGCTGTACGATGAGCGCGTCTATCTGATCGATGCCAATCTGGGCGAGGCCGAAGCCGATGGCCGCGTACTCACCACCCTGCACCTGGACAGCCAATGA
- a CDS encoding DUF2845 domain-containing protein has translation MTMRRLSIITLTLSAGLFAASVLADTLRCGSALVSLGDRPFEVERKCGAPVHRDPIGYTLGPYERREFKIEEWVYGPSNGMLSILRFEGNRLVAIERRRER, from the coding sequence ATGACCATGCGCCGCTTATCCATCATCACGCTAACCCTGAGTGCCGGTCTGTTCGCTGCGAGTGTGCTCGCCGACACGCTGCGCTGCGGCAGCGCTCTGGTCAGCCTGGGTGATCGCCCGTTCGAAGTCGAGCGCAAGTGCGGCGCACCGGTGCATCGCGATCCGATCGGTTACACCCTTGGCCCTTATGAGCGCCGCGAGTTCAAGATCGAAGAATGGGTCTACGGCCCGAGCAACGGCATGCTCAGTATCCTGCGCTTCGAAGGCAATCGTCTGGTTGCCATCGAACGGCGACGTGAGCGCTGA
- a CDS encoding DUF2845 domain-containing protein: MRKLNYLMLLLCLPLAAQASSTYRCGSALVSKTAPSSEVLSKCGEPSSRDFIGYKEVVDSYGFRNEVSVEEWVYGPNNGMYHFLRFEGGRLSEIRSKRGS, encoded by the coding sequence ATGCGCAAACTCAACTACCTGATGTTACTGCTGTGCCTGCCGCTGGCCGCCCAGGCCTCCTCGACCTATCGCTGCGGCAGCGCCCTGGTCAGCAAGACAGCCCCCTCCAGCGAAGTGCTGAGCAAGTGCGGAGAACCATCCAGCCGCGACTTCATCGGCTACAAGGAGGTAGTAGACAGCTATGGCTTTCGCAACGAGGTGAGCGTCGAGGAGTGGGTGTATGGGCCAAACAACGGCATGTACCACTTCCTGCGTTTCGAGGGAGGCAGGCTCAGTGAGATACGCAGTAAACGCGGCAGTTGA